A single region of the Diadema setosum chromosome 14, eeDiaSeto1, whole genome shotgun sequence genome encodes:
- the LOC140237401 gene encoding uncharacterized protein, whose amino-acid sequence MVFNTRQRCWHFDRCGVESNALVSCACAKEAPDFDVQLPAFMDFSPKTISSTSTTGQHSITTESLFTTRDHTEPFNAIDAEITKTTTLAPTSVKSSLRTFTISNAAESSSTMKASSRLVLIATTSAGGACLLLVLFIVLLSLFYFVRKWKSSNGELDVIPVANSEASMQGASPGEVKKSAAASVGSNNPTLTESQDRGLDSSTKSSTNAANIITMKGSKFKGDPV is encoded by the exons ATGGTGTTCAACACTCGGCAAAGATGTTGGCATTTTGACCGATGTGGGGTGGAATCTAACGCCCTTGTGTCTTGTGCCTGCGCAAAGGAAGCACCCGACTTCGATGTCCAGCTTCCGGCGTTCATGGACTTTTCGCCAAAGACGATATCGTCGACGTCCACAACCGGTCAGCATAGCATCACTACGGAGAGTCTGTTCACCACTAGAGACCATACAGAGCCCTTCAACGCCatcgacgccgagatcacgaaAACGACAACGCTCGCCCCCACATCCGTAAAGTCGTCACTCAGGACGTTTACCATTTCAAATGCAGCTGAAAGCAGTTCAACGATGAAAG CCAGCAGCCGACTCGTCCTTATAGCCACAACATCAGCTGGGGGCGCCTGCCTTCTCCTCGTATTATTCATCGtcctcctttctctcttttattttgtacGGAAATGGAAATCTTCGAACGG GGAACTTGACGTCATCCCCGTCGCAAATTCGGAGGCATCCATGCAGGGTGCATCGCCTGGAGAAGTCAAGAAGAGTGCCGCTGCTTCTGTAGGCAGCAACAACCCCACATTGACGGAATCTCAAGACAGAGGATTGGATAGTTCAACAAAATCGAGTAcgaatgctgcaaacatcataACGATGAAGGGGAGCAAATTTAAGGGGGACCCTGTATGA